In Candidatus Cloacimonadota bacterium, a single genomic region encodes these proteins:
- a CDS encoding nodulation protein NfeD: MLLFSVLFFTVLEAYNSNKIYLIQIDGIIGPPIADYVVKNIEKAEEDNVHAVLLEIDTPGGLSTSMRKIITKIINSPILVIGYVTPEGARAASAGAFVMMACDISAMTPTSNIGAAHPVTMGAKIDSTMERKVMNDMLAHMTSLAEKRNRNVEVAKKMITESISLTAKEAFEQNIIDFIAKSRAELLEKIDNLEIEKNGKKIVLQTENIEMVTLKMNFIERFFYHISNPNIAYILLMLGIYGILAEFSSPGIGFAGVFGTISLLLAFFALSSLPVNLVGILLIAVGVILLLLEIKVQSSGILGIGGVVSIILGSLMLIQTSAPFLKISVSLIIGVGVFTILFFLLLITLVFKVHHKKVTTGRKGLIGEKGYAKTSLKPEGTVFVRGELWHAESIDGNIKKDAKIEVSKIENLKLFVKKIKG, from the coding sequence ATTCTTTTATTTTCTGTCCTATTTTTTACAGTTTTGGAAGCTTATAATTCCAATAAAATTTACTTAATACAGATAGATGGAATAATTGGACCACCTATAGCAGATTATGTAGTCAAAAATATTGAAAAGGCAGAAGAGGATAATGTTCATGCAGTTTTATTGGAAATTGATACACCCGGAGGACTTTCCACATCTATGCGGAAAATCATAACAAAAATTATAAACTCTCCTATCCTGGTAATTGGTTATGTTACACCAGAGGGAGCTCGTGCTGCTTCTGCAGGTGCTTTTGTTATGATGGCTTGCGACATTAGTGCGATGACTCCTACATCCAACATCGGTGCAGCTCATCCTGTAACTATGGGAGCGAAGATAGATTCTACAATGGAACGAAAAGTTATGAATGATATGCTTGCTCATATGACTTCGCTTGCTGAAAAAAGGAATAGAAATGTAGAAGTTGCAAAAAAGATGATAACAGAAAGCATTTCTTTGACTGCAAAAGAGGCTTTTGAACAAAATATAATTGATTTTATTGCTAAATCAAGAGCTGAACTTCTTGAGAAAATTGATAATCTTGAAATTGAAAAAAATGGTAAAAAAATTGTCTTACAAACAGAAAACATAGAAATGGTCACTCTTAAAATGAATTTTATTGAACGATTTTTTTATCATATTTCTAACCCCAATATTGCTTATATTCTTTTGATGCTTGGTATTTATGGAATTCTTGCCGAATTTTCATCACCGGGTATTGGGTTTGCAGGTGTTTTTGGAACAATATCTTTATTATTAGCTTTCTTTGCACTTTCAAGTCTTCCTGTAAACCTTGTAGGTATTTTGCTGATTGCTGTTGGGGTAATACTATTACTGTTAGAGATAAAAGTCCAGTCTTCAGGAATATTAGGCATAGGAGGAGTTGTGAGTATTATATTAGGCTCATTAATGTTAATTCAGACAAGTGCACCATTTCTCAAAATATCCGTCTCATTAATAATTGGTGTGGGGGTGTTTACAATTTTATTCTTTCTGTTACTTATCACGCTTGTATTCAAAGTTCATCACAAAAAAGTTACAACTGGTAGAAAAGGACTGATTGGCGAGAAAGGATATGCTAAAACATCATTAAAACCAGAAGGCACTGTGTTTGTTCGTGGTGAACTCTGGCACGCTGAATCAATTGATGGAAATATCAAAAAGGATGCGAAAATTGAAGTTTCAAAAATTGAAAATCTCAAGCTTTTTGTGAAGAAAATAAAAGGCTAA
- a CDS encoding tetratricopeptide repeat protein → MKRKILLIILLLSLIVLLACQSKYMTTAKLAIRDENDPDKAIENLQKEINKNPTNVEAYLFLSKIYGQFKKDYIKSYNYAQKALELDPQQQEVINKINLTCWAELYNQGLKYYNSEDFKNSLESFKNAVKICPDSLRSKTMLAGVYAKVDSSKKAIKIFTEIAEKLPNDVASRKTLANMYFSKKEYENAIKYFEELSEIEPQNVDWPYNIAVCYSNLNNPEKVLKYYKKAAEIKPDDIELLYKIADDYFNNQNYEEASNYYIRIIEINDKELDAIKYICYSFSNSKDYENLVKYAKKWVELEPENKNSYRFIVLGLQQTGQDKESQKYIKKLEELKNK, encoded by the coding sequence ATGAAAAGAAAGATATTATTAATAATACTGCTACTTTCTTTAATAGTGTTATTAGCTTGCCAAAGTAAGTATATGACAACAGCAAAGCTTGCAATACGAGATGAAAATGACCCTGATAAGGCAATTGAAAATCTTCAGAAAGAGATTAATAAAAACCCGACAAATGTTGAAGCATATCTTTTCTTGTCGAAAATTTATGGGCAATTTAAAAAGGATTATATCAAATCCTATAATTATGCACAAAAAGCATTGGAATTAGACCCTCAACAACAAGAGGTGATAAACAAAATTAACCTTACTTGTTGGGCTGAATTATACAATCAAGGACTTAAATATTACAATTCAGAAGATTTTAAAAATTCCCTTGAATCATTCAAAAATGCTGTAAAAATTTGCCCGGATAGTCTTAGATCTAAAACAATGCTGGCAGGCGTATATGCAAAGGTTGATTCGTCTAAAAAGGCTATTAAAATTTTTACTGAAATCGCAGAAAAATTACCAAATGATGTTGCTTCCAGAAAAACTTTAGCTAATATGTACTTTTCCAAGAAAGAATATGAAAATGCTATTAAATATTTTGAAGAACTATCGGAAATTGAGCCCCAAAATGTAGATTGGCCTTACAATATTGCTGTATGCTACTCCAACCTTAATAATCCTGAAAAAGTACTTAAGTATTACAAAAAAGCTGCTGAAATCAAACCCGATGATATAGAATTACTTTATAAAATAGCTGATGATTACTTTAATAACCAAAATTATGAAGAAGCTTCTAATTATTATATAAGAATTATTGAAATAAATGATAAAGAATTAGATGCCATTAAATATATCTGTTATTCATTTAGTAACAGTAAAGATTATGAAAACTTAGTTAAATATGCAAAAAAGTGGGTTGAACTTGAACCTGAAAATAAAAATTCCTACCGTTTTATTGTATTAGGACTTCAGCAAACCGGGCAAGATAAGGAATCACAAAAATATATTAAAAAATTAGAAGAACTGAAAAATAAGTAA
- a CDS encoding HAD family phosphatase, with amino-acid sequence MPIKGILFDLDGVIVDTLHYHFLAWQEMFHRKGGEVKELTVLLHEGRSSKEILPILIKESGIQIPKENWHDFIEQKRKYYRSIVKIKFYPDALDTVRKLRKLGSKCALVTACAKKNMEKALTPEQQSLFNVIITGNDIPRAKPHPDPYEIARKSLGLRKEECLVIENAPLGIQSAKAAGIRCATIATTLPEKYLKGADFYLKKLSDIFKYI; translated from the coding sequence ATGCCGATAAAAGGAATTCTATTTGACCTGGATGGTGTAATTGTAGATACGCTCCATTATCACTTTTTAGCCTGGCAGGAAATGTTTCACAGAAAGGGCGGTGAGGTTAAAGAACTCACCGTCCTTCTTCATGAAGGGAGAAGTTCAAAAGAAATTCTCCCTATTCTTATAAAAGAAAGTGGAATACAAATTCCAAAAGAAAATTGGCATGATTTTATTGAACAGAAACGCAAATACTATCGTTCAATAGTTAAAATTAAGTTTTATCCTGACGCACTTGATACAGTAAGAAAATTGCGTAAGTTAGGAAGTAAATGTGCCTTGGTTACTGCTTGTGCCAAAAAAAATATGGAAAAAGCATTAACACCTGAACAGCAATCTTTATTTAATGTAATTATTACTGGTAATGATATTCCAAGAGCCAAGCCGCATCCAGACCCATACGAGATTGCTCGTAAGAGTTTGGGATTAAGGAAAGAAGAATGTCTTGTTATTGAAAATGCTCCCCTCGGAATACAATCTGCAAAAGCTGCTGGGATTCGCTGTGCTACAATTGCTACTACTCTTCCAGAGAAATATCTAAAAGGTGCAGATTTTTATTTAAAAAAATTATCAGATATTTTTAAATATATATGA
- a CDS encoding adenylate/guanylate cyclase domain-containing protein — MKKIKFKFILFFSISVFFIAIILSLTPIYKNLEIKWIDINFSLRGKKKPSNDIVIVEISDQSFKELGRYPFPRSYYAKLIENLNEAGAKLIIFDIEFTEPSLPEEDELLAESAAKYGNVIFAGKLIKQKIGSSVQKSILKPISDITKRNIDWGLVGISLDPDGFVRQYSLFATFQDAKYYSLGIKALQVLIRDKIKSEPEIVNSTNKFQVGHYIFPKYSSNTAFINYYGQAYTFPVYSMDTVLDDEKFTTFKEEEFGIEFNTFDEYLSKKTFQDKIVFVGATAEELHDLFATPFYSYGDERKLMPGVEIHANFLEMVLHNDCITSFSFLYFLIGLLILILIINFIFQLVRKPIVNIILSVVLIIAYLYSVSYLFTGKNILINATELPTGILISFLGNLVYQYYLGRKEKRFIKNAFQHYLSASIIKQLTENPGMLKLGGEEKVLTAFFSDIAKFSTISEKLTPEELVNLLNEYLTDMTDIILKYKGTVDKFEGDAIIAFFGAPVPFENHAKRACLVSIEMQQRLAELREKWSHEKHWPKLVHNMKVRIGLNTGPMVVGNMGSRTRMDYTMMGDSVNLAARLEGANKQYGTYSMISEFTYEAAKSFIEVRELDMIRVVGRSKPVRVYELLCKKGELPEKERVLYNLFADGLVLYRKRLWDDAIKKFEQALKIQEDEPCKKYIERCKQYKLRLPSKDWDGVFTLTSK; from the coding sequence ATGAAAAAAATTAAATTTAAATTTATTTTGTTTTTTTCTATATCTGTGTTTTTTATAGCAATTATACTTTCTCTTACTCCAATCTACAAAAATTTAGAAATAAAATGGATAGATATAAATTTTTCATTAAGAGGAAAGAAAAAACCATCCAATGATATTGTAATAGTTGAAATTTCTGACCAATCATTCAAGGAACTTGGCAGATATCCTTTTCCGCGAAGTTATTATGCAAAGCTCATTGAGAATTTGAACGAAGCTGGTGCGAAACTTATCATATTTGATATTGAATTCACTGAGCCATCTTTACCAGAAGAAGATGAATTGCTTGCAGAGTCTGCGGCCAAATATGGCAATGTTATCTTTGCAGGAAAATTAATAAAACAGAAAATTGGTAGTTCTGTCCAAAAAAGTATTCTAAAACCCATATCAGATATCACCAAGCGAAATATTGATTGGGGATTAGTTGGAATTTCCTTAGACCCTGATGGTTTTGTAAGGCAATATAGCCTTTTTGCAACTTTTCAGGATGCGAAATATTATTCGCTTGGAATTAAAGCATTACAAGTTTTAATAAGAGATAAAATAAAAAGTGAGCCTGAGATTGTAAATTCAACAAACAAATTTCAAGTAGGTCACTACATTTTTCCAAAATATTCATCTAATACAGCATTTATTAATTATTATGGTCAGGCATATACTTTTCCCGTATATTCTATGGATACAGTATTGGATGATGAAAAATTTACAACATTTAAGGAGGAAGAGTTCGGTATTGAATTTAACACTTTTGACGAGTATTTAAGCAAGAAAACCTTTCAAGATAAGATTGTTTTTGTAGGTGCTACTGCAGAGGAATTACACGACCTTTTTGCTACACCATTTTATAGTTATGGAGATGAAAGAAAGCTTATGCCAGGTGTAGAAATTCATGCAAATTTCTTGGAAATGGTGCTGCATAATGATTGTATTACTTCATTTAGTTTTCTATATTTCTTGATTGGTTTATTGATTTTAATACTTATTATTAATTTTATTTTTCAATTAGTTAGAAAGCCGATTGTTAATATAATATTATCTGTTGTTTTGATAATTGCTTATCTTTATTCTGTGTCCTATCTTTTTACTGGAAAAAACATTTTGATAAATGCAACAGAATTGCCAACTGGTATTTTGATTTCTTTTTTGGGTAATCTGGTCTATCAATATTACCTTGGAAGAAAAGAGAAGCGTTTTATAAAAAATGCCTTTCAGCATTACCTTTCTGCCAGTATTATAAAACAGCTTACTGAAAATCCAGGTATGCTCAAACTGGGAGGAGAAGAAAAGGTTCTAACCGCTTTCTTTTCTGATATAGCCAAGTTTTCAACTATTTCTGAGAAGTTAACTCCCGAAGAACTGGTTAATTTGTTAAATGAATATTTAACTGATATGACAGACATTATACTTAAATATAAAGGGACTGTAGACAAATTTGAAGGTGATGCAATCATTGCCTTTTTTGGTGCACCTGTTCCTTTTGAAAACCACGCAAAAAGGGCTTGTTTGGTAAGTATTGAGATGCAACAACGGCTTGCAGAGTTAAGAGAAAAATGGTCGCATGAGAAGCATTGGCCTAAACTTGTTCATAATATGAAAGTGAGAATCGGACTTAATACTGGCCCAATGGTAGTAGGTAATATGGGCTCACGCACGAGGATGGATTATACGATGATGGGAGATTCAGTCAATTTAGCTGCTCGTTTGGAAGGGGCTAATAAGCAGTATGGAACATATTCTATGATTAGTGAATTTACTTACGAAGCTGCTAAGAGTTTCATTGAAGTCAGGGAATTAGATATGATTCGTGTTGTTGGTAGGAGTAAACCGGTTAGAGTTTATGAATTATTATGCAAAAAAGGTGAATTGCCCGAAAAAGAAAGAGTTCTTTACAATTTATTTGCCGATGGATTAGTTTTATATAGAAAAAGATTGTGGGATGACGCAATTAAAAAATTTGAGCAAGCTTTAAAAATTCAAGAAGATGAACCTTGTAAGAAGTATATTGAAAGATGCAAGCAGTATAAACTACGCCTTCCTTCAAAAGATTGGGATGGTGTATTTACATTAACTTCAAAATAA
- a CDS encoding D-alanine--D-alanine ligase: protein MNKRIVLLQGGISNEREVSLETSNAIKQALINLKKIVRIIDPQDFLHNGKMSYSSMLKEILTIKCDIVFNGLHGGDGENGTIQRLFEIHNINFTGSKSFGSFVSMNKKISKLLVQNLQLTVPKFISFYKNESISIEGILEKFSLPFVVKPNSSGSSVGITIVEKVGQLRESLNIAFQHDDEILIEEYIKGREITVAMLGNKPLPVVEIKPKKGWYDYQHKYTKGESIYEVPAKLSKEESDNVSNYALKIYNEFQCRDYARIDFRYDGEKFYFLEVNTLPGMTALSLVPMAAKAVGISFDELINRIIERNWN from the coding sequence GTGAACAAGAGAATAGTTCTCCTACAAGGTGGCATATCTAATGAAAGAGAGGTTTCATTAGAAACCAGTAATGCAATAAAACAAGCATTAATAAATCTCAAAAAAATTGTTCGTATTATTGACCCTCAAGACTTTCTTCATAATGGTAAAATGAGCTATTCCAGTATGTTGAAAGAGATATTGACCATCAAATGCGATATCGTTTTTAATGGTTTACATGGTGGAGATGGTGAGAATGGCACTATACAAAGACTTTTTGAAATCCATAATATTAATTTTACCGGGTCAAAATCTTTCGGAAGTTTTGTTTCTATGAATAAAAAAATAAGCAAACTTTTAGTTCAGAATTTGCAACTCACTGTTCCTAAATTTATTTCTTTTTATAAAAACGAAAGTATATCTATTGAAGGTATTTTGGAAAAATTTTCTTTACCTTTTGTAGTTAAACCAAATTCCTCGGGCTCATCAGTTGGGATTACTATTGTTGAGAAAGTAGGCCAACTACGAGAATCACTTAATATTGCGTTTCAGCATGATGACGAAATTTTAATTGAGGAATATATAAAGGGAAGGGAAATAACTGTAGCTATGCTTGGGAATAAACCGCTTCCAGTTGTGGAAATCAAACCGAAAAAGGGCTGGTATGATTATCAGCATAAATACACAAAAGGAGAAAGTATTTATGAGGTTCCAGCAAAACTTTCAAAAGAAGAATCTGACAATGTTAGCAATTATGCACTCAAGATTTATAACGAATTCCAATGCAGAGATTATGCAAGAATAGATTTTCGGTATGATGGGGAAAAATTTTATTTCCTAGAAGTTAATACCTTACCCGGAATGACAGCATTAAGCCTTGTTCCAATGGCAGCAAAAGCTGTTGGTATCAGCTTTGATGAACTAATTAACCGAATTATTGAAAGAAATTGGAATTAA
- a CDS encoding acetate kinase → MNILVLNCGSSSIKFQLINSDMQELLAKGIVERIGEEISFFTFKSEKVKKQNIKISVENHTQGIKLISDNLMDSKYGVIQDKDDIDAIGHRLVHGGEEFSGSVKINEKVLDTMKECIKLAPLHNPHNIKGVEASQKIFPDIPQCGVFDTAFHQTMPKKAFLYALPLEYYTKHKIRRYGFHGTSHYYVAKEAARYVGKSLDELRTITCHLGNGASITAIDKGKSVDTSMGFTPLEGLVMGTRCGDLDPAIPLYMIETLGMNRQEVNDILNKKSGMLGLSEISNDMRVIEEEIEKKNQKASDALEIYVYRLKKYIGAYFTVMNGVDIIVFTGGIGENMPILREMVCTNLNSLGIIIDRKKNRITKDGILDFSGEDSKVKLLKIPTNEELMIAMETEAILKKSEILNPKS, encoded by the coding sequence ATGAATATCCTGGTTCTAAATTGTGGGAGTTCATCTATAAAATTTCAGCTCATTAATTCAGATATGCAAGAGCTTCTGGCTAAAGGAATTGTTGAAAGGATTGGGGAGGAAATTTCATTTTTTACTTTTAAATCTGAAAAGGTAAAAAAGCAAAATATAAAAATCTCTGTTGAAAATCATACACAAGGCATTAAGCTAATTTCGGATAATTTGATGGATTCCAAGTATGGAGTTATTCAAGACAAGGATGATATTGATGCTATTGGTCATAGACTGGTGCATGGTGGGGAGGAGTTCTCCGGCTCAGTAAAAATTAATGAAAAAGTGCTGGATACAATGAAAGAATGTATTAAATTAGCTCCATTACATAATCCTCACAATATCAAAGGAGTTGAAGCCAGTCAGAAAATATTTCCTGATATTCCGCAGTGTGGAGTTTTTGATACGGCATTTCATCAAACTATGCCTAAAAAGGCATTTCTCTATGCACTCCCTCTTGAATACTATACTAAACATAAGATTAGAAGATATGGTTTTCATGGCACCTCACATTATTATGTAGCCAAAGAAGCAGCAAGATATGTTGGGAAAAGTTTGGACGAGCTCAGGACTATTACCTGCCATCTTGGGAATGGTGCATCAATCACAGCAATAGACAAAGGAAAATCTGTTGACACATCAATGGGATTTACACCTTTAGAAGGACTGGTAATGGGAACTCGCTGCGGTGACCTTGACCCCGCTATCCCACTTTATATGATTGAAACCCTTGGTATGAACCGTCAGGAAGTAAATGATATTTTGAATAAAAAAAGTGGAATGCTTGGACTTTCAGAGATAAGCAACGATATGAGGGTTATTGAAGAAGAGATTGAAAAGAAAAATCAAAAAGCATCTGATGCCCTGGAAATCTATGTATATAGATTAAAAAAATATATCGGTGCTTATTTTACTGTTATGAATGGGGTTGATATAATTGTCTTTACTGGTGGAATCGGCGAGAATATGCCTATACTTCGTGAAATGGTTTGCACAAATCTGAACTCTTTGGGTATTATTATTGATAGAAAAAAGAACAGAATCACCAAAGATGGAATTTTAGACTTTTCAGGTGAGGATTCAAAAGTAAAATTACTTAAGATACCAACCAATGAAGAACTTATGATTGCGATGGAGACAGAAGCAATATTAAAAAAATCCGAAATCCTAAACCCTAAATCCTAA
- the ndk gene encoding nucleoside-diphosphate kinase, with translation MTPQNNLDIERTLCLIKPDAVSSGKIGEILTILENNNFNILKMKMLQMNRNIAQRFYYIHKNKHFYDELIEFMTSGPIITMVLEREDAINRLRRLAGDTDSKIADKGTIRNRYGTDIQRNAIHASDSIESAVYEIDVIFRHKKKGEV, from the coding sequence ATGACTCCCCAAAATAATTTGGATATAGAGAGAACACTCTGCCTTATAAAACCTGATGCGGTTTCTTCCGGAAAAATCGGAGAAATACTTACAATATTAGAAAACAATAATTTCAATATTTTAAAAATGAAAATGCTCCAGATGAATCGAAATATTGCTCAGAGGTTTTATTACATCCACAAAAATAAACATTTTTACGATGAATTAATTGAGTTTATGACGAGCGGTCCAATTATTACAATGGTTCTTGAAAGAGAAGATGCAATTAATAGATTAAGAAGATTAGCAGGAGATACTGATTCAAAAATTGCTGACAAAGGAACAATAAGAAATAGATATGGTACTGATATACAACGAAATGCTATCCATGCATCTGATAGTATTGAAAGTGCTGTATATGAGATAGATGTAATTTTCAGACACAAAAAGAAAGGAGAAGTCTAA
- the trxA gene encoding thioredoxin, with the protein MAIKLNQKNFDEVVNSGKVILVDFWAEWCMPCKMMNPVIDELANEVDDGKVVIAECDVQAEPKIAQRFSIMSIPTLLIFKDGKAMDQMIGVVPKRNIKEKIDQYIS; encoded by the coding sequence ATGGCAATAAAATTGAATCAAAAAAACTTTGATGAAGTTGTTAACTCAGGTAAAGTAATATTAGTAGATTTTTGGGCTGAGTGGTGTATGCCTTGCAAAATGATGAACCCTGTTATTGATGAACTGGCAAATGAGGTAGATGATGGAAAAGTAGTAATAGCAGAATGTGATGTGCAGGCAGAACCAAAAATAGCACAAAGGTTTAGCATTATGAGCATCCCTACATTACTTATATTCAAAGATGGAAAAGCAATGGACCAGATGATTGGCGTGGTTCCTAAAAGGAACATTAAAGAAAAAATAGACCAATATATTTCATAG
- a CDS encoding FAD-dependent oxidoreductase, which yields MNERKHEPYDLIIIGGGPAGLTAGIYSSRAGFKTCIMENGIVGGEATSTDLIENYPGFPDGISGMELAENMVNQAKIYGVEIITDRVVKIEEDISSQYNKYKIIYTNSGQIKAKAIIIAVGTEPKLLNIPGEKEYKGHGVSYCATCDGFFYKDKKIAVIGCGNSGIQEGLFLLRFVKQIEFVEFLPKPTAEKVLLDKIEKYDNINFNLNSSLLSIEGNGKSVTHIKIKDNETNEIKEIKVSGVFIYVGLKPNTEFLEGFVKRDKSGYIIVDQNQYANIHGVFAAGDATIDTVKQITTAVGSGARAAINAGHYIENMKF from the coding sequence ATGAATGAACGAAAACACGAACCGTATGACCTAATCATCATTGGAGGAGGTCCTGCCGGACTTACTGCAGGTATTTACTCAAGTCGTGCAGGATTCAAAACATGCATTATGGAAAATGGGATAGTTGGAGGAGAAGCAACTTCTACTGATTTGATAGAAAATTATCCTGGTTTTCCTGATGGTATTTCAGGAATGGAATTAGCTGAAAATATGGTGAACCAAGCAAAAATATATGGTGTAGAAATTATTACCGATAGAGTAGTTAAAATAGAAGAAGACATTTCTTCCCAATACAATAAATATAAAATAATCTATACAAACTCTGGACAGATTAAAGCTAAAGCGATAATTATAGCAGTTGGCACAGAGCCTAAGTTGTTGAATATTCCTGGAGAGAAAGAATATAAGGGTCATGGTGTTTCTTATTGTGCTACTTGTGATGGTTTCTTCTATAAAGATAAAAAGATTGCTGTAATTGGTTGTGGAAATTCTGGTATTCAAGAAGGACTATTTCTTTTAAGATTTGTTAAACAAATTGAGTTTGTTGAATTTCTTCCCAAGCCTACTGCTGAAAAGGTCTTACTTGATAAAATAGAAAAATATGATAATATAAATTTTAATTTAAACAGTTCATTATTAAGCATAGAAGGTAATGGCAAATCAGTAACACATATAAAAATAAAAGATAACGAAACTAATGAGATAAAGGAAATTAAAGTCTCCGGTGTTTTTATCTATGTTGGCTTAAAACCCAATACAGAATTCTTAGAAGGATTTGTTAAAAGAGATAAAAGCGGTTATATTATCGTTGACCAAAATCAATATGCTAATATTCATGGCGTTTTTGCAGCTGGCGATGCAACAATTGATACTGTCAAGCAGATTACTACTGCAGTTGGCTCAGGAGCAAGAGCAGCTATTAATGCCGGTCACTATATTGAAAATATGAAATTTTAA
- a CDS encoding glutaredoxin domain-containing protein codes for MSNQPPKVIVFTSPYCSWCKKVKSYLHQNRIRFTEVDVTKNSSAARDIVRRTGQQGIPVTLVNNRPVIGFDRAKLDKLLGIKV; via the coding sequence ATGTCTAATCAACCTCCTAAAGTAATTGTATTTACATCACCATATTGTTCTTGGTGTAAAAAAGTAAAAAGCTATCTTCATCAGAATAGAATTAGATTTACAGAAGTTGATGTTACTAAAAATTCATCTGCCGCAAGAGATATTGTTAGAAGAACTGGTCAACAAGGTATTCCTGTAACTCTTGTAAATAATAGACCTGTAATTGGATTTGATAGAGCTAAGTTAGATAAATTATTGGGAATAAAGGTCTGA
- a CDS encoding Hsp20/alpha crystallin family protein codes for MDIIRYRPFKSLVNRFFEQDFMPHFLDRGECRIPVDVYEKGGEIHMDFELPGLSKKDISVELDRDTLIVSGMLEKDKTIDEENYYRRERSYGEFSRSFTIPKDIKEKDITASFEKGILKITFPKTREIEAKKKIEIK; via the coding sequence ATGGATATTATAAGATATAGACCATTTAAGAGTCTGGTTAACAGATTCTTTGAGCAGGATTTTATGCCGCATTTCCTTGACCGTGGGGAATGCAGAATTCCTGTGGATGTTTATGAAAAGGGAGGAGAGATTCATATGGATTTTGAACTCCCCGGATTATCTAAAAAAGATATTTCAGTTGAACTGGACCGAGATACTCTAATAGTTAGCGGTATGCTTGAAAAGGATAAGACTATTGATGAAGAAAATTATTATCGCAGAGAAAGGTCTTACGGCGAGTTTTCTCGTTCATTTACCATTCCAAAAGATATTAAAGAAAAAGATATCACTGCCAGCTTTGAGAAAGGAATCTTAAAGATAACATTCCCCAAAACAAGAGAGATTGAAGCCAAAAAGAAGATTGAAATCAAATAA
- a CDS encoding GtrA family protein — MFKRFLKFTLRGIAGATVDTVVLFILTRFFFHSYFTTYILGPSISFEAGILVAYVICYFWIWNHRVHHNKKDFLGRIPAYNIATLISFGVKMALLITIERIFHFDVVVCNLIALLFSGTVNFFMSEKLIFKEEKVMIETAKEDIG, encoded by the coding sequence ATGTTTAAGAGATTTCTGAAATTTACATTAAGGGGGATAGCGGGAGCAACTGTAGATACAGTTGTTCTATTTATTTTAACCAGATTTTTTTTCCATTCTTATTTTACAACCTATATTTTAGGTCCATCAATTTCTTTTGAGGCTGGTATACTGGTTGCTTATGTAATCTGCTATTTTTGGATATGGAATCATCGTGTTCATCATAATAAAAAAGATTTTCTTGGTCGTATTCCGGCTTATAATATAGCCACATTGATTTCTTTTGGAGTTAAAATGGCATTGCTTATTACCATAGAAAGGATTTTTCATTTTGATGTGGTTGTATGTAATTTGATTGCGTTATTATTCTCAGGGACCGTTAATTTTTTTATGAGTGAGAAATTAATATTTAAAGAAGAAAAAGTAATGATTGAAACCGCAAAAGAAGATATTGGCTAA